A single region of the Etheostoma cragini isolate CJK2018 chromosome 3, CSU_Ecrag_1.0, whole genome shotgun sequence genome encodes:
- the si:zfos-464b6.2 gene encoding uncharacterized protein si:zfos-464b6.2: MFPHAAPQGQSLSLVAVPGTKTVLVAAYQEHRTEKKEVRVIAVVLRSETVAYRCVFRCQDKRHNSSGVSYVHRDHFGFAYGTADIMCPVPPDCETPSHIAVRSAAGLSEDTPTSTQFLEVRNQKVQSDSFPYNFTVCFSTMFDFTNMLQLVQSLEMLQLLGVNRVVVYKSSSSPETQRILDYYTNKGLVEVIPWSISRFVNVSRGWLPQHGPGDLHYLGQIPALTDCVYRYMYRSRYVALHDMDELILPQAVNSWTELLPLLENKYGSDQCYMFENNVFSVAVTRRPPGNRTLHPRDCCPGRVSGVNILAHLYHEPITPKTQYENFKIIVNPRTVFSPTVHGLLSSQKGCSWVDRDVARMYHTRAPRQTQLTPDQLLYDGRLLSYSARLTPNVNAVFTETFNAQKTLCFEDCFAP, encoded by the exons ATGTTTCCCCATGCAGCTCCTCAGGGACAAAGCTTGTCTCTGGTGGCGGTTCCCGGGACAAAGACGGTGCTAGTGGCAGCTTATCAGGAGCACCGCACAGAGAAAAAGGAG GTTCGTGTCATTGCCGTGGTGCTGAGGAGCGAGACGGTTGCCTATCGCTGTGTCTTCCGTTGTCAGGATAAACGGCACAATTCCTCAGGTGTCAGCTACGTCCATAGGGACCACTTTGGCTTTGCGTACGGGACGGCGGACATCATGTGTCCTGTCCCCCCAGACTGTGAGACCCCATCCCATATCGCCGTGCGCTCTGCTGCAGGTCTCTCTGAAG ATACGCCCACCTCGACCCAGTTTTTAGAGGTGAGGAACCAGAAGGTGCAGAGTGACTCCTTTCCCTACAACTTCACCGTCTGCTTCTCCACCATGTTTGATTTCACAAACATGCTTCAG ctGGTCCAGAGTCTGGAAATGCTGCAGTTACTGGGGGTGAACCGAGTTGTCGTCTACAAGTCCAGCAGCAGCCCTGAAACGCAGCGCATACTGGACTACTACACAAACAAAG GTTTGGTAGAAGTGATTCCCTGGTCCATCTCCAGATTTGTGAATGTGTCTCGGGGCTGGCTGCCCCAACACGGTCCAGGTGACCTCCACTACCTCGGCCAGATCCCTGCTCTCACCGACTGCGTTTACCGATACATGTACCGGTCCAGATACGTGGCCCTGCACGATATGGACGAGCTGATCCTGCCCCAGGCGGTCAACAG CTGGACGGAGCTGTTGCCTCTGCTGGAAAACAAATATGGCTCTGACCAGTGTTACATGTTTGAGAACAACGTGTTCTCCGTCGCCGTCACCCGGCGTCCTCCCGGCAACCGAACCCTGCACCCGCGGGACTGCTGCCCCGGCCGTGTGTCCGGGGTCAACATCCTGGCCCACCTGTACCACGAACCCATCACCCCAAAGACCCAGTACGAAAACTTCAAGATCATCGTTAACCCCCGCACTGTGTTCTCCCCGACCGTCCACGGGCTGCTGAGCTCGCAGAAAGGCTGCTCCTGGGTCGACAGGGACGTCGCACGGATGTACCACACAAG AGCTCCGAGGCAAACCCAGCTGACCCCAGACCAGCTGCTTTACGACGGTCGCCTGCTGAGCTACAGCGCTCGCCTCACGCCGAACGTCAACGCGGTGTTCACGGAGACTTTCAACGCccaaaaaacactttgctttGAAGACTGCTTTGCACCTTAA